A genomic region of Cannabis sativa cultivar Pink pepper isolate KNU-18-1 chromosome 1, ASM2916894v1, whole genome shotgun sequence contains the following coding sequences:
- the LOC115704852 gene encoding RING-H2 finger protein ATL66, with translation MRTLTAYTEDNNNRPIEWHYTVLDDRNFEIRGQAIFFVIIIFSVLLVVTLLVLYARWICRYRHVSFPIDSARGGGPVPSTQGLDAAVIKGMPIILHQAAEEGEAVAHRAECCICLGVFEEGEKVKVLPQCCHCFHPECVDQWLGTHSSCPLCRASLRVETVVPKILVE, from the coding sequence ATGAGAACTCTTACGGCCTATACCGAAGACAACAACAACCGACCTATAGAGTGGCACTACACAGTCCTAGATGACCGGAACTTCGAAATCCGTGGCCAAGCGATCTTCTTCGTCATCATAATCTTCTCCGTTCTCCTCGTCGTCACTCTCCTCGTCCTCTACGCCCGATGGATTTGCCGTTACCGCCACGTCAGCTTCCCCATAGATTCTGCCAGAGGAGGTGGTCCGGTGCCTTCGACGCAGGGTCTCGACGCGGCTGTGATTAAAGGGATGCCGATTATTTTGCACCAGGCGGCGGAGGAGGGGGAAGCGGTGGCTCATCGGGCCGAGTGCTGTATATGCCTCGGCGTGTTTGAGGAAGGAGAGAAGGTGAAAGTTTTGCCTCAGTGTTGCCATTGCTTTCATCCCGAGTGTGTGGATCAGTGGCTCGGTACTCATTCCAGTTGCCCGCTTTGCCGAGCTTCGCTCCGAGTTGAGACGGTTGTTCCTAAGATTCTCGTAGAATGA